Proteins from one Candidatus Poseidoniia archaeon genomic window:
- a CDS encoding DUF4234 domain-containing protein, giving the protein MTPPVAPPLPPPQQQMEPPPVAYQAPGSVMQYGTPRKPVMVILYSILTLGIYSLYWNYQIAEENKNVAGVGPGGLVHLLLMFIPFANIYRVIMITAETGEMQALNGMPKTVSGLTFFWIFLPLLGGFVRLFKLQNAVNSVWYLKGAPKTF; this is encoded by the coding sequence ATGACACCTCCCGTAGCACCCCCGCTACCGCCTCCACAGCAACAGATGGAGCCACCACCAGTGGCATATCAAGCGCCGGGAAGCGTGATGCAGTATGGCACTCCAAGAAAACCTGTGATGGTTATACTTTACAGTATATTAACGCTGGGCATTTATAGCTTATATTGGAATTATCAAATTGCAGAAGAAAACAAGAATGTGGCGGGAGTAGGCCCTGGTGGTTTGGTGCATCTGTTACTGATGTTCATACCTTTCGCAAATATATACAGAGTAATCATGATAACTGCTGAAACCGGGGAAATGCAAGCACTAAATGGCATGCCAAAAACCGTCTCGGGATTAACCTTTTTCTGGATTTTTTTACCATTACTGGGAGGTTTTGTACGGCTCTTTAAGTTACAAAACGCAGTAAACAGTGTATGGTATTTGAAAGGTGCTCCAAAAACATTCTAA
- a CDS encoding prepilin peptidase, which translates to MEPLDGIRLAIGAAALGYGAWSDWQTRRVPDRTWQIAGGAGLALLAAELWQAQASPGTWGLAVALGVLFWYSQVDDDAIAGRELAAWRAAQLAGVAGMGYFALFEGWDALLASAQAVDLVAALALMAMMYGWYYYGPTIGGADVKALLTVAVLVPFAPDAGATLHAFGEQGFPFPWVVFMNSLLLYLAIPVGLLAWNIAHGDLEKPWLQALLGVRMPLAQARDSHVWPMTRVVGGRTVLAPMVRRGLDLPAEWDALDVADIERPWVSLKIPYIIPLFGAFLLAAFVGDLFSELLVAPLGELFQ; encoded by the coding sequence GTGGAACCGCTCGACGGGATACGGCTCGCGATTGGCGCCGCGGCACTCGGCTACGGCGCCTGGAGCGACTGGCAGACGCGGCGCGTCCCCGACCGCACCTGGCAGATTGCCGGCGGGGCCGGGCTGGCGCTGCTGGCGGCCGAGCTGTGGCAGGCGCAGGCGAGCCCGGGGACGTGGGGGCTGGCGGTCGCCCTCGGCGTGCTGTTCTGGTATTCGCAGGTTGACGACGACGCCATCGCCGGCCGCGAGCTGGCGGCGTGGCGCGCGGCGCAGCTGGCGGGCGTCGCCGGGATGGGCTATTTCGCGCTCTTCGAAGGCTGGGACGCGCTGCTCGCGAGCGCTCAAGCGGTCGATTTGGTCGCGGCGCTGGCGCTGATGGCGATGATGTACGGCTGGTACTACTACGGCCCGACCATTGGGGGAGCAGACGTCAAGGCGCTGCTGACGGTGGCGGTGCTGGTGCCGTTCGCCCCCGACGCCGGCGCGACGCTGCACGCCTTCGGCGAACAGGGCTTCCCGTTCCCGTGGGTCGTATTCATGAATTCACTACTGCTCTACCTCGCCATCCCGGTCGGGCTGCTGGCGTGGAATATTGCACATGGTGACCTGGAAAAGCCGTGGCTGCAGGCACTGCTCGGCGTCCGCATGCCGCTCGCGCAGGCGCGCGACAGCCACGTCTGGCCGATGACGCGCGTCGTCGGCGGCCGCACCGTGCTGGCGCCGATGGTGCGCCGCGGGCTGGACCTCCCGGCTGAGTGGGACGCGCTCGACGTTGCGGACATTGAGCGCCCATGGGTCAGCCTGAAGATTCCCTACATCATCCCGCTCTTCGGCGCGTTCCTGCTCGCTGCGTTCGTCGGCGACCTCTTCTCGGAGTTGCTGGTCGCGCCGCTCGGCGAGCTATTCCAGTAG
- a CDS encoding CoA pyrophosphatase yields the protein MKPAALRARLATPLPGVAAWRDMAPGNRAFPPDMAGYRDAAVLLALFPRDGAWRLPLIVRTDDGGIHAGQVALPGGALQKGESPEAGALREAHEETGLAPADAELLGRLSPLPIPVSRFRVTPVVATLAGEPVWRLDQREVASLFSVPLAALRDGALRCSEPREFGGRPVAIPYFALGDEKVWGATAMVLAELAALLE from the coding sequence GTGAAACCGGCTGCGCTGCGCGCCCGGCTCGCCACCCCGCTACCGGGGGTCGCCGCGTGGCGCGATATGGCGCCGGGCAATCGCGCGTTTCCCCCCGATATGGCAGGCTACCGCGACGCGGCGGTACTGCTGGCGCTCTTCCCGCGCGACGGGGCTTGGCGGCTGCCGCTGATTGTACGCACCGACGACGGCGGCATCCACGCCGGGCAGGTGGCGCTGCCGGGCGGCGCGCTGCAAAAAGGCGAAAGCCCGGAGGCGGGCGCGCTGCGCGAGGCGCACGAGGAAACCGGCCTTGCGCCAGCCGATGCGGAACTGCTGGGGCGGCTGTCGCCGCTCCCCATCCCGGTCTCACGCTTCCGGGTCACGCCGGTCGTCGCGACGCTGGCGGGCGAGCCGGTGTGGCGGCTCGACCAGCGCGAAGTGGCGTCGCTCTTCAGCGTCCCGCTGGCGGCGCTGCGCGACGGCGCCTTGCGGTGCAGCGAGCCGCGCGAGTTCGGCGGCCGCCCGGTCGCCATCCCCTATTTCGCGCTCGGCGACGAGAAGGTGTGGGGTGCGACCGCGATGGTGCTGGCGGAGCTGGCGGCGCTACTGGAATAG
- a CDS encoding aminoacyl-histidine dipeptidase produces the protein MASAISGLEPAALWDNFAALSRIPRPSKQEEQVLAWLKEFADTRSLEWQQDEVGNIGVRRPGSGGGESAPTVVIQSHVDMVCEKNSDVEHDFNCDPIRLLRDGDWLTADGTTLGADNGIGVATALALLEMAANARLPPLECLFTVDEETGLTGAFALDGALLQGRTLLNLDTEEWGAICIGCAGGGDSELTLPIGFKASPGDYLSFQLSVEGLMGGHSGVNIHEYRANAIVLLASLLEPLATIGARLVSVRGGDKTNAIPREAFATLLLPPATMADAQIAVGARTAALQAEFGTLETGLRVTLSGLDDAPAECLSAGAQDSLLGLLRALPHGVLKYSHAIPGLVETSNNLASVTADGDSYRIVCSSRSSIMEALEDVRGRIATIAALCGASATRSSSYPGWQPDPDSPVLKRLKRIYAEQLGEEPEVGAIHAGLECGVIGERVPGMDMVSFGPTITGAHSPDERVEIPTVAKFWNLLLALLADMAEA, from the coding sequence ATGGCAAGCGCCATCTCGGGACTGGAGCCGGCCGCGCTGTGGGATAATTTCGCGGCGCTGAGCCGCATCCCGCGCCCGTCAAAGCAGGAAGAGCAGGTGCTGGCGTGGCTGAAGGAGTTTGCCGACACACGCAGCCTTGAGTGGCAACAGGATGAGGTGGGCAATATCGGCGTGCGTCGCCCCGGCAGCGGCGGCGGCGAGTCGGCGCCGACGGTCGTCATCCAGTCGCACGTCGACATGGTCTGCGAGAAGAATTCCGACGTCGAGCACGATTTCAACTGCGACCCCATCCGACTACTGCGCGACGGTGACTGGCTCACCGCCGACGGGACTACCTTGGGGGCGGACAACGGCATCGGCGTCGCGACCGCGCTGGCGCTGCTCGAGATGGCGGCCAATGCGCGGCTGCCGCCTTTGGAGTGCTTGTTCACCGTCGACGAGGAGACCGGGCTGACGGGGGCGTTCGCGCTCGACGGTGCGCTGCTGCAGGGGCGGACGCTGCTGAACCTTGATACCGAGGAGTGGGGGGCCATCTGCATCGGCTGCGCGGGCGGCGGCGACAGCGAACTGACGCTGCCCATTGGCTTCAAGGCGTCGCCTGGCGATTACCTGAGCTTCCAGCTTTCGGTCGAGGGACTGATGGGTGGTCATTCGGGGGTCAACATCCACGAATACCGCGCTAACGCCATCGTGCTGCTGGCGTCGCTGCTCGAGCCGCTCGCCACAATAGGCGCGCGGCTCGTCTCGGTCCGAGGGGGCGACAAGACCAATGCGATTCCGCGCGAGGCGTTCGCAACCCTGCTGCTGCCGCCGGCGACGATGGCCGACGCGCAGATTGCGGTCGGCGCCCGCACCGCGGCGCTACAGGCCGAGTTCGGCACGCTCGAGACGGGGCTGCGCGTCACGCTTTCAGGGCTGGACGACGCGCCGGCGGAGTGTCTCTCCGCCGGCGCGCAGGACAGCCTGCTGGGGCTGCTGCGGGCGCTGCCGCACGGCGTGCTGAAGTATTCGCACGCCATCCCCGGACTGGTCGAGACGTCGAACAACCTGGCGTCGGTGACTGCCGACGGGGACAGCTACCGCATCGTCTGCTCGTCACGCTCATCCATCATGGAGGCGCTGGAGGACGTACGCGGACGCATCGCAACCATCGCGGCGCTCTGCGGCGCGAGCGCGACGCGGAGCAGCAGCTACCCCGGCTGGCAGCCCGACCCCGATTCGCCGGTGCTGAAGCGGCTGAAGCGCATCTACGCCGAGCAGCTGGGCGAGGAGCCCGAAGTCGGGGCAATTCACGCCGGGCTCGAGTGCGGCGTCATCGGCGAGCGCGTCCCGGGGATGGACATGGTCTCGTTCGGCCCGACGATTACCGGCGCCCACTCGCCCGACGAGCGGGTCGAGATTCCCACCGTCGCCAAGTTCTGGAACCTGCTGCTGGCGCTGCTGGCAGACATGGCCGAAGCGTGA